GGACGGCGCCCCGAAGGCGCATGGAACGCTCCGCCATCTCGTCCAGCTCCTTGAGGGTGACGCCGGGCCGTATGACCTCGCCCATCTCCCGGATGACCTCTGCGAGGACCCTCCCGGCGCGGGCCATGAGATCCACCTGCTCCGGGGTCTTGCGTACGATCATCAGGCTGCCTTCCCAAGGGTTGTAGGGCCGGGCAGCCCATCGGTGATGGTACCTCCCACAACCGGTGTGCGGCGAACGGGGGGACGGCTCCGGGCCCGAGACTGCGGTTTGGTGGATTAAGAGTTTGCGGGGCGACGATAATGAACCGGACCAGGCCGGCTGAACTCTTCGGAACATTCGCGTAAGGACGCTGAGATGGACCTCAAGGTTGTGAGCGGAAAGACTATCGAGCTGCCCGCCGAATTCTTCTCGGGGGACGAACCCACCGACCCGTTGACTCCGCGAATCGACATCGTGGATCCCAGCGGCGAGGTGATCGTCTCGAACGGGGTTCCCGCGCGCAGCCGCAAAGGGGTCTACTTCTACAACTATCCCGTTCCGGCCGGCGCGCCGGTGGGGACGTGGAAGGCCGTCTGGTCCGCTCGGATCGACGGGTCCCGGGTCTCGGCAGCGGATCTGTTCGAGGTCTCGTCCCCGGTTGCGGCCGGCGCCAAACCGGCGGCACCGGCGGCTCCGCTCGCCGCACCGGGCGCTCCGGCCGGCCCCAGGCCCGCGGCCCCCGCTCCGACCGAAACGCCGAAACAGCCCGCCGTCGCTGCGGCGGCCAAACCCCCGGAGCCCGCCGTTTCGAAGTCCGCGGAAACCCTGGATCCCGAGGCCGACTCCCCGGAAACGACCAGGCCGGGCCCCTCCAAGAGCGGAAAGGGCGGAGTCGGAAAGCGCGCCCGCAAGCGGGAGACCGCTGCAGCAGCCGCGGCGGCCCCGGCCACAACCGCGACAGAACCCGAAGCCGAATCGCCGGAAAGACCCCGGCACCGGAAAGGGCGCGGCACGGAGGGGGCGGCGCCCCGTTCGAGGCTCTCGATGGGCAAGGCACTGCTCATCCTCGCCGCCCTGGGGGTCGTCCTCTCCTCGATCTGGTTCAGCCCCCGCCGGGACGACACCCTCCAGGCCAAGATCGATGAAGGGGTAGCCGCGCAGAAGGCCGGCCGCACCGACGAAGCCGAGAGGCTGTACGAGGAGGTCCTCAGCAACGACCCGAACAACAAGCTCGCCAACTTCAACCTGGGGGTGGCCGCCCAGATAGCCGGTGACATGGAGAAGGCCGAGGGCCTCTACGAAAAGAGCCTCGACGCAGATCCCAAATTCCTTCCCGCTTTGTTCAACCTGGCCATCCTCCAGGAGCGGACGGACCGGGCCGAGGAGTCTGCCGAGACCTACCGGCGGCTGCTCGAGCAGTATCCGGACAACGGCCCGGCGCACCTCAACTACGGCTTTCTTCTGACCCAGAAGCTGAACAAGCCCGACGAGGGCCGGGAGGAGTTCCGGAAGGCCGTCGAGAATGATCCGACCCTGGCCCCGCGAATCCCGGCAGACATGCGGCCCGCCCCGGCCGCGCCTTAACCGGTTTGCCGCAACTCAGGGTCCCTTCAGCCCCGGCTTCATCCGACCGAACCCGCGGTCCCGGCACGCGGGCCGGATCTATTCGTTCCTTCCTGTCCTCTCCCGCCGCCCCGATTCGCCTGCTGGTCGCGGTTTCGCTGCTCAGCCTGATTTCCCGGGCGGCGTGGATCGCCCGGCCGAGGGTTCTGCTCTTCGACGAGAACTACTACGTCAACGCCGCCCGCCGGATGATCGGGGTGCGGATGGCCGCCGATCAGATATACGCCGCCTCGCCCGCAGGGCTCGACCCCAACTTCGCCCATCCGCCCCTGGGGAAGGTGCTCATCTCCATGGGAATTCGCACCTTCGGGGACAACCCGCTGGGGTGGCGGTTCGCCAGCCTGCTGTTCGGCAGCTACGCCATCCTGGCTCTCTACTGGCTGGCCCGGTCGGCGGGGTTCAGCTCATGGGTGGCGCTCGGGGCCGGCTCGCTGATGGCGGCGGACACGATGTTCTTCATCCACGGCAGGATCGGGACCCTCGAGATCCTGGTCCTTGCGTTCATGCTG
This genomic interval from Actinomycetota bacterium contains the following:
- a CDS encoding tetratricopeptide repeat protein, which translates into the protein MDLKVVSGKTIELPAEFFSGDEPTDPLTPRIDIVDPSGEVIVSNGVPARSRKGVYFYNYPVPAGAPVGTWKAVWSARIDGSRVSAADLFEVSSPVAAGAKPAAPAAPLAAPGAPAGPRPAAPAPTETPKQPAVAAAAKPPEPAVSKSAETLDPEADSPETTRPGPSKSGKGGVGKRARKRETAAAAAAAPATTATEPEAESPERPRHRKGRGTEGAAPRSRLSMGKALLILAALGVVLSSIWFSPRRDDTLQAKIDEGVAAQKAGRTDEAERLYEEVLSNDPNNKLANFNLGVAAQIAGDMEKAEGLYEKSLDADPKFLPALFNLAILQERTDRAEESAETYRRLLEQYPDNGPAHLNYGFLLTQKLNKPDEGREEFRKAVENDPTLAPRIPADMRPAPAAP